In Leptospira perdikensis, a single genomic region encodes these proteins:
- a CDS encoding response regulator yields MNEINLACVVEDDPVHLFLTKQVISLSGMVKQTVVCQNGKDAYDMLISRISSSETLPDLILLDLNMPVWDGWQFLDEITAMSLDQKITIYIVTSSSNEDDMRRAEKYNLSDNYIVKPITLEKLKEIIYAMN; encoded by the coding sequence ATGAATGAAATTAATTTAGCCTGCGTTGTGGAGGATGATCCTGTTCATCTTTTTTTGACAAAACAAGTCATCTCCCTTTCCGGAATGGTAAAACAAACTGTAGTTTGTCAAAATGGTAAGGATGCTTATGACATGCTTATTTCTCGAATTTCTAGTTCGGAAACGTTGCCTGATTTGATTTTATTGGATTTGAATATGCCGGTTTGGGATGGATGGCAATTTTTAGATGAAATTACGGCGATGTCGCTAGATCAAAAAATCACCATATATATTGTCACTAGTTCTTCCAACGAGGATGATATGCGAAGAGCAGAGAAATACAATCTCAGTGATAATTACATCGTAAAACCGATTACCTTAGAGAAACTAAAAGAAATTATTTACGCGATGAATTGA
- a CDS encoding EVE domain-containing protein: protein MKYWLFKTEPDVFSIDDLIREKLSYWEGVRNYQARNYLRDEVKLGDLVLFYHSRLDPPGIIGVAEIAKEATPDPYQFDPNHKYFDPKLKGTEPRWFGVHLKPHTKFKELISLDTLRNTKGLEKMVVTQKGSRLSIQPVTKKEFDIVVKMAK from the coding sequence ATGAAGTATTGGCTCTTTAAAACAGAACCCGATGTGTTCTCCATTGACGACCTAATCAGAGAAAAACTCTCTTATTGGGAAGGGGTAAGAAACTACCAAGCACGTAACTATCTTCGCGACGAAGTGAAGTTAGGTGACTTGGTTTTATTTTATCACAGCAGACTCGATCCACCAGGGATTATAGGTGTTGCAGAAATTGCAAAAGAAGCAACACCAGACCCGTATCAATTTGACCCGAACCATAAATATTTTGATCCGAAACTGAAAGGAACAGAACCTAGATGGTTTGGAGTTCACTTAAAACCCCATACTAAGTTCAAAGAATTAATTTCTTTGGATACACTTCGTAACACGAAGGGACTAGAAAAAATGGTGGTGACTCAAAAAGGATCGCGGTTGTCGATCCAACCAGTGACTAAGAAAGAATTTGACATCGTTGTCAAAATGGCAAAGTAA
- the ftsH gene encoding ATP-dependent zinc metalloprotease FtsH, with protein sequence MNKNIKTVFLFLLVFLVILATVYKGQDFAGKPDEISYSDFLNMVEPIEGKKPIGKITSKDGKETSAKQQIVIDRELIEGWYIPENSKDNKPKLFKTNVAQVNDDLVTKLRKSRLSFTAKSTEENKFWSVVSGIIPWLFALGIIWFIMMRQLQASGNKAFTFGKSRAKMNVDPKVKVTFNDVAGCEEAKVELLEIIEFLKDPKKFQAIGARIPKGVLLVGPPGTGKTLLAKAVAGEAGVPFFSISGSDFVEMFVGVGASRVRDLFDQGKKNAPCIIFIDEIDAVGRLRGAGLGGGHDEREQTLNQMLVEMDGFEMNEGVIVMAATNRADVLDPALLRPGRFDRQVIVDLPDLKGREEILAVHAKKVPLVSDISLNSIARGTPGFTGADLANLINEAALLAARRNKKRVTQEELEEARDKVMMGPERKSMFISDKEKEMTAYHEAGHALLGTLLPYTEPVHKVTIIPRGRALGLTQSLPVEDRHSYRKNYCLDRIVMSMGGYIAEELIFGDPSNGSSNDIQQATNIARRMVCEWGMSEKLGTIHYGSGETSPFMGRDYGHTSKPYSEEFAAMIDQEVKRIIQTCLDKGRDLVKKNQKKLDAIAKALLAKETIDAQELTDIVQPSFDKFSDSKSGLGTKKGKGASATKPAYSS encoded by the coding sequence ATGAATAAAAACATCAAAACCGTATTTCTATTTTTGCTCGTATTCCTTGTCATTTTGGCAACGGTTTATAAAGGTCAGGACTTCGCCGGTAAACCCGACGAAATCAGTTATTCCGATTTTTTAAATATGGTAGAACCCATCGAAGGCAAAAAGCCGATTGGGAAAATTACCTCCAAAGACGGAAAGGAAACTTCCGCAAAACAACAAATTGTCATTGATCGTGAGCTCATCGAAGGTTGGTACATTCCTGAAAATAGTAAGGACAACAAACCAAAACTCTTCAAAACCAATGTAGCACAAGTGAACGATGATTTGGTGACAAAACTTCGTAAGTCGCGCCTCAGTTTTACTGCTAAATCTACAGAAGAAAATAAGTTTTGGAGTGTTGTTTCTGGCATCATTCCTTGGTTGTTCGCTCTGGGTATCATTTGGTTCATCATGATGCGCCAACTCCAAGCATCTGGTAACAAAGCATTTACCTTTGGTAAGTCTCGTGCCAAGATGAATGTAGATCCAAAAGTCAAAGTAACCTTTAACGATGTTGCTGGATGTGAAGAAGCAAAAGTTGAATTACTCGAAATCATTGAATTCTTAAAAGATCCAAAAAAATTCCAAGCCATTGGTGCAAGAATTCCGAAAGGAGTTCTACTCGTGGGTCCTCCTGGAACCGGTAAAACCTTACTTGCAAAAGCAGTTGCTGGAGAAGCAGGAGTTCCTTTCTTTTCTATTTCTGGATCTGACTTCGTAGAGATGTTTGTGGGTGTGGGAGCATCGCGTGTTCGTGATTTATTTGACCAAGGAAAAAAGAATGCACCATGTATCATCTTCATTGATGAGATTGATGCTGTCGGTCGCCTTCGTGGTGCCGGACTTGGTGGTGGTCACGATGAAAGAGAACAAACCCTCAATCAGATGTTAGTCGAGATGGACGGATTTGAAATGAACGAAGGTGTCATTGTGATGGCGGCAACAAACCGCGCTGATGTCCTTGATCCTGCTCTCCTTCGTCCAGGTCGTTTTGACAGACAAGTGATCGTTGACCTTCCTGACCTAAAAGGCCGTGAAGAGATTTTAGCAGTTCATGCTAAAAAAGTTCCATTAGTATCTGATATTTCTCTGAACTCCATTGCTCGCGGAACACCTGGATTTACAGGAGCTGACCTTGCCAACCTTATCAATGAAGCAGCCCTTCTTGCGGCACGTCGTAACAAAAAACGTGTAACCCAAGAAGAACTGGAAGAAGCACGTGATAAGGTAATGATGGGACCGGAACGTAAGTCGATGTTTATCTCTGACAAAGAGAAAGAAATGACAGCTTACCATGAAGCAGGACATGCACTGCTCGGCACTTTACTGCCGTATACGGAACCGGTTCATAAGGTAACCATCATCCCACGTGGTAGAGCCCTTGGTCTTACCCAATCTCTTCCTGTGGAAGACAGACATTCTTATCGTAAAAACTATTGTTTGGATCGAATTGTAATGTCTATGGGTGGATACATTGCCGAAGAACTTATTTTTGGTGATCCTTCCAATGGATCTTCTAACGACATCCAACAAGCAACCAACATTGCTCGTCGTATGGTTTGTGAATGGGGGATGTCTGAAAAACTCGGAACCATCCATTACGGATCCGGTGAAACCTCTCCATTTATGGGAAGAGATTACGGACATACCAGCAAACCTTACTCTGAAGAATTTGCAGCAATGATCGACCAAGAAGTCAAACGGATCATCCAAACTTGTCTCGACAAAGGTCGTGACTTGGTGAAAAAGAACCAAAAGAAATTGGATGCAATTGCGAAAGCTTTACTTGCAAAAGAAACCATTGATGCACAGGAACTAACAGACATTGTCCAACCATCCTTTGATAAATTCTCTGATTCCAAATCAGGATTAGGAACTAAAAAAGGGAAAGGTGCTTCGGCAACAAAACCTGCATACTCTTCCTAA
- the pth gene encoding aminoacyl-tRNA hydrolase, whose translation MKLIVGLGNPGDKYNNNRSNIGFKILDVIANNIGIEIKTKKKKSLIGRGDFEGDEVVLLKPQTFSDLSGESVLYIASFLKIQVKDIVVIHEDVGLELGQIVVTKGGENDVNPGVNSVSVSLRSPNFIRIRIGVLNSAFNPKKREEFLREDFEPLENLSLIQIINDAEAAIRSISMGDIDEVIQKYHL comes from the coding sequence ATGAAGTTAATTGTAGGGCTAGGAAATCCTGGCGATAAATATAATAACAATCGATCTAACATTGGTTTCAAGATTCTCGATGTCATTGCGAACAACATTGGCATCGAAATCAAAACAAAGAAAAAGAAATCTCTCATTGGTCGTGGTGATTTTGAAGGGGATGAAGTGGTTTTACTCAAACCACAAACCTTCAGCGACCTCTCCGGTGAGTCGGTTCTCTACATTGCCTCCTTTTTAAAAATTCAGGTAAAAGACATCGTTGTCATCCACGAAGACGTAGGCCTTGAACTCGGTCAAATCGTGGTCACCAAAGGTGGGGAAAACGATGTCAACCCTGGGGTCAACTCGGTTTCTGTCTCATTACGATCCCCCAATTTTATACGGATTCGGATCGGCGTTCTTAATTCAGCCTTCAATCCTAAAAAAAGAGAAGAATTTTTACGTGAAGATTTTGAGCCATTAGAGAACCTGAGTTTGATACAGATCATCAATGACGCCGAAGCGGCGATTCGTTCCATATCCATGGGGGATATTGACGAAGTGATTCAGAAATATCACCTTTGA
- a CDS encoding 50S ribosomal protein L25/general stress protein Ctc — translation MEKISIKAQTRTSKGKGPARRMRVEGLVPANIIGSGEARSASVVEKEIQKLIDSGIRKATLIDLELDGKTERVFVKEIQRFPHTGQIRHIDFFKVTPGKKILTTVAIKTSGVAKGSKAGGQFEHLVHEIKVKSTPEDLTDVITIDVSGLDIGNMIKVSEIPHPASWEILVNGDPIVASCSKTKAILAAERAEKAEADNKGKPAAKKAGKK, via the coding sequence ATGGAAAAAATCAGTATCAAAGCACAAACAAGAACTTCTAAAGGAAAAGGTCCTGCAAGAAGAATGCGTGTGGAAGGTTTAGTACCGGCAAACATCATCGGAAGCGGTGAAGCAAGATCGGCAAGTGTTGTCGAAAAAGAAATCCAAAAGCTCATCGACTCAGGAATCCGCAAGGCAACTCTTATCGACCTAGAACTTGATGGTAAAACAGAAAGAGTTTTCGTAAAAGAAATCCAAAGATTTCCACACACAGGCCAAATTCGTCATATTGACTTTTTTAAAGTGACTCCTGGTAAAAAGATCCTAACAACAGTAGCTATCAAAACTTCTGGTGTTGCAAAAGGTTCTAAAGCAGGTGGACAGTTCGAACACCTCGTACACGAAATCAAAGTGAAGTCAACTCCGGAAGATTTAACTGACGTAATCACAATTGATGTAAGTGGTTTGGATATTGGAAACATGATTAAAGTTTCTGAAATTCCTCACCCAGCATCTTGGGAAATCCTTGTGAATGGTGATCCGATTGTTGCTTCTTGTAGCAAAACAAAAGCAATCCTTGCTGCGGAACGTGCTGAAAAAGCAGAAGCCGACAACAAAGGGAAACCAGCTGCGAAAAAAGCTGGAAAGAAATAA
- a CDS encoding ribose-phosphate pyrophosphokinase, giving the protein MNPSEVVVFSGNANRPLAEEICKHLGIPNGQISVKRFSDGESSVKIEENVRGRDVFVVQSISYPANDSLMELLLIIDAARRASARRITAVIPYYGYGRQDRKVEPRVPISARMVADLIETVGPDRVLTMDLHADQIQGFFRIPVDHLYFSPVLAEYINSLGMEDLVIVSPDSGGAERARNFGKKVNGSLAIIDKRRPKANESVVMHVIGEIKDKNCLLLDDMIDTGGTIAKAATALYQNGAKSVLCCASHGVLSGEAPAKLNEGNFKQIVLSNSISIPETKKINHLKTLSIAPLFAKAIERIHNEESISSLFS; this is encoded by the coding sequence ATGAATCCCAGCGAAGTAGTTGTATTTTCTGGAAATGCAAATAGGCCTCTTGCCGAGGAGATTTGTAAACACCTGGGCATTCCGAACGGCCAAATCTCTGTAAAGAGATTCTCCGATGGAGAAAGTTCTGTAAAAATCGAAGAAAACGTTCGTGGCCGTGATGTGTTTGTGGTTCAATCCATAAGCTATCCAGCTAATGACAGTTTAATGGAACTTCTGCTCATCATTGATGCAGCAAGAAGAGCATCGGCACGTCGAATCACTGCAGTGATTCCTTATTATGGGTATGGACGCCAAGATAGAAAGGTAGAACCACGGGTTCCTATATCTGCTCGTATGGTTGCCGATTTGATTGAAACTGTTGGTCCTGATCGAGTTCTTACTATGGACTTACACGCTGATCAAATCCAAGGATTCTTTCGTATTCCTGTAGATCATTTATATTTTTCACCAGTCCTTGCTGAGTATATCAACTCACTTGGTATGGAAGACCTAGTCATTGTTTCTCCAGATTCAGGTGGAGCAGAAAGAGCCCGTAACTTCGGTAAAAAAGTAAACGGATCTCTTGCGATCATTGACAAACGCAGACCAAAAGCTAACGAGTCTGTGGTGATGCATGTCATTGGCGAAATCAAAGATAAAAACTGCTTATTGTTGGATGATATGATCGATACCGGTGGAACCATTGCCAAAGCAGCCACTGCTTTGTACCAAAATGGAGCAAAATCGGTATTATGTTGTGCATCTCACGGAGTTCTTTCCGGAGAAGCACCAGCCAAATTGAATGAAGGTAACTTCAAGCAAATTGTGCTCTCAAATTCCATCAGCATTCCGGAGACCAAAAAAATAAATCACTTGAAAACGCTCTCCATCGCCCCACTCTTTGCTAAAGCCATCGAGCGGATTCATAACGAAGAATCAATCTCTAGTCTGTTTTCATAA
- a CDS encoding sugar phosphate nucleotidyltransferase gives MNLHNTVTAVILAAGKGTRMKSELPKVAVVLNESPLLLHVLRNIESAGIERKVVVVGYRKDIVTDIAKSYPGVEFAEQTEQLGTGHAVLSAETQLAPYTGYTIVACGDAPLISAKSFSELIELHKTNGYAATVLSAKMENPTGYGRIIRSADDGSLLRIVEEKDANPEEKVVNEVNTGTYCFNTEDLFGALKQIGNNNAQKEYYLTDVIKIFRTLGKKVGAKTLANALESHGINSPDDLALAKQYIDKGLVGV, from the coding sequence ATGAACCTACATAATACTGTAACTGCTGTTATTTTGGCGGCGGGGAAAGGAACTCGAATGAAGAGTGAACTTCCCAAGGTTGCGGTTGTACTGAACGAATCTCCACTTTTACTCCACGTTCTTCGTAATATCGAATCCGCCGGCATCGAACGAAAGGTCGTCGTTGTCGGTTACCGCAAAGATATCGTTACAGATATCGCAAAATCATATCCCGGTGTAGAATTTGCTGAACAAACTGAACAGTTGGGAACAGGTCATGCTGTCCTTTCGGCAGAAACTCAATTAGCACCTTATACTGGCTATACGATAGTTGCCTGTGGAGATGCTCCACTCATTTCTGCAAAATCGTTTTCTGAACTCATTGAACTTCATAAAACCAACGGATACGCCGCGACTGTTCTTTCCGCTAAGATGGAAAACCCAACGGGTTACGGTCGTATCATTCGTTCTGCGGATGACGGCAGCCTTTTACGCATTGTAGAAGAAAAAGATGCAAATCCTGAAGAGAAAGTTGTGAACGAAGTGAATACTGGAACCTATTGTTTCAACACTGAGGATTTGTTCGGTGCCTTAAAACAAATCGGTAATAACAATGCTCAAAAAGAATATTACCTCACAGACGTGATTAAAATTTTTAGAACTTTGGGAAAAAAAGTCGGAGCAAAAACCTTGGCGAATGCGTTAGAAAGCCATGGTATCAATTCTCCTGATGATTTGGCTCTCGCAAAACAATATATAGATAAAGGGTTGGTTGGAGTATGA